One Tamlana carrageenivorans genomic region harbors:
- a CDS encoding efflux RND transporter periplasmic adaptor subunit → MKNNKIVIYIGLVATGLLLGWLLFSGSSKQEKVHNHDEVAETNQMWTCSMHPQIMQPEPGDCPICGMDLIPAEAVADGLLADQFKLTENAMALANIQTTVVGKDLTADGIVKLSGEIVENEETNVVQVSYFSGRIERLNISFTGEKVRKGQLLASIYSPELYAAQQELITAASLKESQPTLYKAVRNKLKLWKLSENQINQIETSGKVIENFPIHATVSGTVTKKLIEQGDYIKQGQALFDITNLNTVWANFDVYENQIEQFKKGQEINVISNAYPNKDFKGKVDFIDPVLNTNTRTIDLRVVLNNKEALFKPGMFVTAEIKSVKANSNETITIPASAVLWTGERSVVYIKTSLNEPVFELKEVTLGSKIDANYEVLEGLSSGDEIVTNGTFTVDAAAQLQGKKSMMNKHGGKTMTGHEGHSGMEKNNSSTENERSGINKRVTVSEKFQEQLKAVFNDYIKLKDALVKDDSEGSSKTASSLLSSLSRVDMKLLKGEAHNHWMSLMKEIKPSATSISKTSDINEQRNDFKHLTTPLITAVQLFGVNEKVYVEFCPMADNNNGAYWLSREKKVVNPYFGSAMITCGEVKQVIE, encoded by the coding sequence ATGAAAAATAATAAAATAGTGATATACATAGGCTTAGTTGCCACTGGTCTATTGTTGGGATGGTTGCTTTTTAGTGGTTCGTCTAAACAAGAAAAAGTTCATAATCACGATGAGGTTGCAGAAACCAATCAAATGTGGACCTGCTCAATGCATCCACAAATTATGCAACCTGAACCGGGCGATTGCCCTATTTGTGGTATGGATTTAATTCCTGCCGAAGCTGTAGCAGATGGTTTACTTGCAGATCAATTTAAACTTACTGAAAATGCGATGGCATTGGCTAATATTCAAACTACAGTTGTAGGTAAAGATTTAACAGCTGATGGAATCGTTAAACTATCAGGTGAAATAGTAGAAAACGAAGAAACCAATGTTGTTCAGGTCAGTTACTTTTCTGGTAGAATAGAACGCTTAAATATTAGTTTTACAGGTGAAAAAGTGCGTAAAGGACAATTGTTGGCTTCTATTTATTCGCCAGAACTGTATGCAGCACAACAAGAATTGATTACTGCAGCTTCCTTAAAAGAGTCACAACCTACCTTGTACAAAGCGGTACGTAATAAATTAAAACTTTGGAAACTTTCTGAAAACCAAATCAACCAAATAGAAACGTCAGGTAAAGTCATTGAAAATTTCCCTATACACGCCACGGTTTCAGGTACAGTTACCAAAAAATTGATAGAACAGGGCGATTATATTAAACAAGGGCAAGCTTTGTTTGATATAACAAACCTAAATACGGTTTGGGCAAACTTTGATGTGTATGAAAATCAAATTGAACAATTTAAAAAAGGTCAAGAAATTAATGTGATTTCAAACGCTTACCCTAATAAAGATTTTAAAGGAAAAGTTGACTTTATTGATCCTGTTTTAAATACTAATACACGTACTATAGATTTACGAGTAGTTTTAAATAACAAGGAAGCCCTTTTTAAGCCAGGTATGTTTGTAACCGCAGAAATTAAAAGTGTTAAAGCCAATTCCAATGAAACCATAACCATTCCAGCTTCAGCAGTGCTTTGGACAGGCGAACGCTCTGTTGTATACATCAAAACATCACTTAATGAACCTGTTTTTGAATTGAAAGAAGTGACTTTAGGTAGTAAAATAGATGCTAATTATGAGGTGCTAGAAGGGTTAAGTAGTGGTGATGAAATAGTAACCAATGGCACATTTACAGTTGATGCAGCAGCACAATTACAAGGTAAAAAATCTATGATGAATAAGCATGGTGGTAAAACAATGACAGGTCATGAAGGACATTCTGGAATGGAAAAAAATAATTCCAGTACCGAAAATGAGCGTTCTGGTATAAATAAACGTGTAACTGTTTCAGAGAAATTTCAAGAACAATTAAAAGCTGTGTTTAACGACTATATCAAATTAAAAGATGCGTTAGTAAAAGATGACTCAGAAGGAAGTTCCAAAACAGCATCCTCATTATTATCTAGTTTAAGTCGGGTAGATATGAAATTGCTTAAAGGTGAGGCGCATAATCATTGGATGTCACTAATGAAAGAAATAAAACCCTCTGCAACGTCTATTTCTAAAACCTCAGATATAAATGAGCAAAGAAACGATTTCAAACACCTCACAACACCACTAATAACTGCAGTACAGCTGTTTGGGGTTAATGAGAAAGTTTATGTGGAATTTTGTCCGATGGCAGATAACAATAATGGTGCATATTGGTTGAGTAGAGAAAAAAAAGTAGTTAACCCATATTTTGGTAGTGCCATGATAACTTGCGGTGAAGTAAAACAAGTCATAGAATAA
- a CDS encoding ABC transporter ATP-binding protein: MINIEQLSKKYNKAEAYSVKDLDLFIAKNEIFGLLGPNGAGKTTLISMLCSLIKPTSGSFTINGLTYKKHKNQLKQLIGIVPQEYALYPTLTAFENLKYFGSMYGLKGQELDRKIYEKLEQLGLLAFAHKKIETFSGGMKRRINLIASILHDPTVLFLDEPTVGVDVQSKNVIIDFLQSLNANGTTIIYTSHHLNEAELFCTEVAIIDQGKLMVKGKPKALIDKFDDAKNLEDVFLSLTGKELRDSA, translated from the coding sequence ATGATTAATATTGAACAATTATCTAAAAAATATAATAAGGCCGAAGCTTATTCGGTCAAGGATTTAGATTTGTTTATTGCTAAAAATGAGATATTCGGACTCCTAGGACCAAACGGCGCTGGGAAAACAACCTTAATATCTATGTTGTGTTCGTTAATAAAGCCCACCTCAGGATCGTTTACCATTAATGGACTTACCTATAAAAAACATAAAAATCAGCTCAAACAACTTATTGGTATCGTACCACAGGAGTATGCCTTATATCCTACGCTTACAGCTTTTGAAAATTTAAAATATTTTGGAAGTATGTATGGCTTGAAGGGGCAAGAACTAGATCGTAAGATCTATGAAAAATTAGAACAATTGGGCCTGTTAGCTTTCGCTCATAAAAAAATTGAAACCTTTTCTGGGGGCATGAAAAGACGTATTAATCTTATCGCTAGTATTTTACATGATCCCACTGTTTTGTTTTTAGATGAGCCTACCGTTGGGGTTGATGTGCAGTCTAAAAATGTTATTATCGATTTTCTTCAAAGTTTAAATGCCAATGGAACAACTATTATATACACATCACATCACTTGAATGAAGCCGAATTGTTTTGTACCGAAGTCGCCATTATTGATCAGGGGAAACTTATGGTTAAAGGCAAACCCAAAGCGCTCATTGATAAGTTTGATGACGCTAAAAATTTAGAGGATGTATTTTTAAGTTTAACCGGTAAAGAATTAAGAGATAGTGCATAA
- a CDS encoding ABC transporter permease: MHKLWASTYKELLLLSRDIGGVAILFIMPLVLIITVTLIQDSTFKTISDTNIPILLVNNDKGEVSKMIENGLETANAFKMVLDKTEEEAKDLVYKGTYQLAIVIPENLSTDLQRKVNQNVNRIIAKIGLDAPTEDTLDIPKKEVRLYFDPATQQSFKASVENGIDKMVSKIETESIYKAFQKQITDDPSEVIFETENFITFKEITAKNGGQEILPNSVQHNVPAWTLFAIFFIIVPLSINIVKEKNQGTFVRLRTNPVSYATVLGGKTLVYLVVCIIQFVLMLLVGLFVFPEIGLPTLDVSGRLLLLFVVTVFTGLAAIGLGLLLGTIATTQEQSAPFGATLVVILAALGGVWVPVFIMPEIMQLLSNISPMNWGLNAYLDVFLRNTSVVEILPEIILLFLFFITTTLIAIVYNEKKNAV, translated from the coding sequence GTGCATAAACTTTGGGCGTCAACATACAAGGAACTTTTACTATTAAGTCGCGATATTGGTGGGGTGGCCATACTTTTCATTATGCCATTGGTACTTATTATTACGGTAACACTTATTCAAGATAGCACTTTTAAGACCATTTCCGATACGAATATTCCAATTTTATTGGTAAATAACGATAAAGGTGAAGTGTCAAAAATGATCGAAAATGGTTTGGAAACCGCCAATGCTTTTAAAATGGTTTTAGATAAAACAGAAGAGGAAGCTAAGGATTTGGTTTATAAAGGCACCTATCAGCTAGCGATTGTAATTCCTGAAAATTTATCGACCGATTTACAACGTAAAGTTAACCAAAATGTAAATCGAATTATTGCTAAAATAGGTCTGGATGCACCCACCGAAGATACCCTTGATATCCCTAAAAAGGAAGTGCGTTTGTATTTCGATCCCGCAACTCAGCAGTCTTTTAAGGCTTCAGTGGAAAATGGTATTGATAAAATGGTTTCAAAAATCGAAACGGAATCTATCTATAAGGCTTTTCAAAAACAAATCACCGACGATCCTTCAGAAGTGATTTTCGAAACGGAAAACTTTATTACTTTTAAAGAAATTACAGCAAAAAATGGTGGTCAAGAAATCCTGCCAAATTCTGTTCAGCATAATGTGCCAGCGTGGACGCTTTTTGCTATTTTCTTCATTATAGTGCCACTATCTATAAATATTGTTAAAGAAAAAAACCAAGGAACTTTTGTGCGCTTACGTACCAATCCAGTTTCGTATGCTACCGTTTTAGGTGGAAAAACTTTGGTTTACTTGGTCGTATGCATTATACAATTTGTATTAATGTTGTTAGTAGGTTTATTTGTATTTCCTGAAATAGGATTGCCAACATTAGATGTTTCTGGGAGATTGCTTTTGCTTTTTGTCGTAACTGTATTTACAGGTTTAGCCGCTATTGGTTTAGGACTACTTTTAGGGACCATTGCTACCACTCAAGAGCAATCGGCCCCTTTTGGAGCAACGCTAGTGGTTATCCTAGCAGCACTTGGCGGTGTATGGGTACCTGTTTTTATTATGCCTGAAATTATGCAGCTCTTATCTAATATTTCACCGATGAATTGGGGCTTAAATGCCTATCTTGATGTCTTTTTAAGAAATACTTCTGTCGTGGAAATTTTACCAGAAATCATTCTGTTATTTTTGTTTTTTATCACAACCACATTAATTGCCATAGTTTATAATGAAAAGAAAAATGCCGTCTAA
- a CDS encoding transposase: MKIQKISEFQHEFSFLSSTENFDAYYRRFLESDLGKIYSAIPWDSLVDTFGIKEKTTGSKMLFSPKGRIALMFLKHYTCSSDRRLIEQLNSNIDYQFFCDIHLGFNRLTNFKIVSQIRCELADKLDINLLEKDLFNHWNNHIDCQNQITVDATCYESECRYPTPQKLLWEAVNWLYKQLRETCKILGIKMQRSKYRKWKHRYTEFSKMRRKTNKKRKPLTRSLLHLLDKFIKFEQELRDTYKVQFTKNYYRRVAILKIVYTQQKAYFETGISPKDRIVSIDKDYLRPIVRGKEVKPVEYGAKVNKLQIDGINFIEHLSFNAFNEDTRLKSSVYKTQSLTKRKVKIVGADAIYATNNNRNFVTKNNIKTDFKRKGKLPKNYKQEKQLKSAITKERATRLEGSFGKEKEHYHLKRIKAKTKATETLWIFFGIHTANALEIGRRMQKKRVQIAA; the protein is encoded by the coding sequence ATGAAAATACAGAAAATTAGTGAATTTCAGCATGAGTTTTCATTTTTATCTTCTACAGAAAACTTTGATGCTTATTACCGTCGATTTTTAGAAAGTGATTTAGGGAAAATTTACAGCGCAATTCCATGGGATTCTTTAGTTGATACTTTTGGTATTAAAGAAAAAACTACAGGTAGCAAAATGCTGTTTAGTCCCAAAGGCAGAATAGCATTGATGTTTTTAAAGCATTACACTTGTAGCTCAGATAGGAGACTTATAGAGCAACTCAATAGTAATATTGATTATCAGTTTTTCTGTGACATACACTTGGGTTTTAATAGACTTACTAATTTTAAAATAGTCAGTCAAATACGTTGTGAATTGGCAGACAAGCTAGATATCAATTTATTAGAAAAGGACTTGTTTAATCATTGGAATAATCATATTGATTGTCAGAACCAAATTACTGTTGACGCTACTTGTTACGAGAGTGAGTGTCGTTATCCTACACCTCAAAAATTACTATGGGAAGCTGTAAATTGGCTATATAAGCAGCTTAGAGAAACCTGTAAAATTTTAGGTATAAAAATGCAGCGTTCTAAATATAGAAAATGGAAGCATCGTTATACAGAATTTAGTAAAATGCGTCGAAAAACTAACAAAAAACGAAAACCACTCACAAGATCATTACTACATCTGCTTGACAAGTTTATAAAATTCGAACAAGAGCTTCGAGATACCTACAAAGTTCAATTTACAAAAAACTATTACCGCCGTGTGGCCATACTAAAAATAGTTTATACCCAGCAAAAAGCGTATTTTGAAACAGGAATCTCTCCCAAAGATAGAATTGTGAGTATTGATAAGGATTACCTCAGACCTATCGTACGAGGAAAAGAGGTCAAGCCTGTTGAATATGGAGCCAAGGTTAACAAACTACAAATAGATGGTATTAATTTTATAGAACACTTAAGTTTTAATGCTTTTAATGAAGATACACGGCTAAAGAGCTCTGTTTACAAGACACAATCACTAACAAAAAGGAAAGTGAAAATAGTAGGTGCAGATGCTATATATGCTACCAATAACAATAGAAATTTTGTAACTAAAAACAATATCAAAACAGACTTCAAGCGTAAAGGGAAACTTCCTAAAAACTATAAGCAAGAGAAACAACTTAAATCAGCAATTACCAAAGAAAGAGCAACTAGATTAGAAGGAAGTTTTGGAAAGGAAAAGGAACATTACCATCTCAAACGCATAAAAGCTAAAACAAAAGCTACCGAAACCCTTTGGATATTCTTTGGAATACATACCGCAAATGCTCTAGAAATTGGTAGGCGAATGCAAAAAAAACGAGTTCAAATAGCGGCCTAA
- a CDS encoding ABC transporter permease translates to MHNIQSLDIQNFLPHRAPFLMVDKVISIDDEHVSTAFTIRTDDIFVVNGVFSEVGLIENAAQTCSSIVGKSYFDDNDVEGKGTKLIGFISAIKSVKVVACPKVGETILSNAKLLSRFDADDYSICTLSCAVLSSNKELLSCVLNLFIQKLE, encoded by the coding sequence ATGCATAATATTCAATCTTTAGATATTCAAAACTTTTTACCGCATAGGGCTCCATTTTTAATGGTGGATAAAGTGATTTCTATTGATGATGAACATGTCTCTACGGCATTTACCATTAGAACTGATGATATTTTTGTTGTTAACGGCGTGTTTAGTGAGGTTGGTTTGATTGAAAATGCAGCTCAAACATGCTCATCGATTGTTGGTAAAAGTTATTTTGATGATAATGATGTGGAAGGTAAGGGTACTAAACTTATCGGTTTTATTAGTGCTATAAAAAGTGTTAAAGTTGTGGCCTGCCCAAAGGTAGGCGAAACGATCCTATCAAACGCTAAATTGTTGTCTAGATTTGATGCCGATGATTACAGTATTTGTACGCTGTCTTGTGCTGTTTTATCTTCAAATAAAGAATTGTTATCTTGTGTTTTAAATTTGTTTATTCAAAAACTAGAATAA
- a CDS encoding BtrH N-terminal domain-containing protein — MEINFTHHQSAHCENGVVSNLMKHNGFNVSEPMVFGIGSGLLYCYLPFLKVNHAPAITYRAMPGAIFKRFAKRVGVKIQHEKFKSPAKAKARLDQNLKNNNPVGLQVGVYNLVYFPDEYRFHFNAHNLVVYGKEGDHYLISDPVMETVTTLTEKQLEKVRFAKGALAPKGHIYYPKAFPEKLDLEKAIIKGIKHTCKDMLAPVPIIGVKGIKMVARLIRKWPKKHGVKKANHYLGQIVRMQEEIGTGGGGFRYIFAAFLQESSKILKNEKLAELSEEMTVIGDLWRDFALDASRIYRNRKAKMDAYNDVASQLETIADKERAFFKTLRKAV; from the coding sequence ATGGAGATTAATTTTACGCACCACCAATCTGCACATTGTGAAAATGGTGTGGTATCCAACCTAATGAAGCATAATGGCTTTAATGTTAGTGAGCCCATGGTGTTTGGTATAGGTTCTGGTTTACTGTATTGCTACCTTCCTTTTTTAAAAGTAAATCATGCGCCAGCGATAACCTATAGAGCTATGCCTGGAGCAATTTTTAAGCGGTTTGCAAAACGTGTGGGTGTGAAAATTCAGCATGAAAAATTTAAAAGTCCAGCCAAGGCCAAAGCACGATTAGATCAAAATTTAAAAAATAATAATCCTGTAGGCTTGCAAGTAGGGGTGTATAACCTGGTTTATTTCCCTGATGAATATCGGTTTCATTTTAATGCACATAATTTAGTGGTTTATGGTAAAGAAGGAGATCATTACCTCATTAGCGATCCTGTGATGGAAACCGTGACCACCTTAACCGAAAAGCAACTCGAAAAAGTACGCTTTGCTAAAGGAGCTTTGGCGCCTAAAGGGCATATTTATTACCCAAAAGCATTTCCTGAAAAATTAGATTTAGAAAAAGCTATTATTAAAGGAATAAAACATACCTGCAAAGACATGTTAGCTCCTGTTCCTATAATTGGTGTTAAGGGCATTAAAATGGTAGCGCGACTTATTAGAAAATGGCCTAAAAAGCATGGCGTGAAAAAGGCAAACCACTACCTGGGACAGATTGTTAGAATGCAAGAAGAGATTGGCACAGGAGGAGGCGGTTTTCGCTACATTTTTGCCGCTTTTTTACAGGAATCTAGTAAGATATTGAAAAATGAAAAACTAGCAGAATTGTCTGAAGAAATGACCGTGATTGGTGATTTATGGCGCGATTTTGCTCTGGATGCTTCAAGAATATATAGGAATAGAAAGGCTAAAATGGATGCCTATAACGATGTGGCTTCGCAGTTGGAAACCATTGCCGATAAAGAACGTGCATTTTTTAAAACTTTAAGAAAGGCAGTGTAG
- a CDS encoding NAD(P)/FAD-dependent oxidoreductase, whose protein sequence is MKLNRINVDVLIIGAGPSGCVASAYLNKKGIKVKVVEKSKFPRFVIGESLLPKCMAHFEEAGLLHVLKDHGFEIKRGARFLRDDIVCNFDFSKKHTPGWDWTWQVPRADFDELLANEIQKQGVDLSFDHEVIDAKFNDEGISITTIKDENEQLYEVKAKYIIDSSGYGRVLPRLLGLDKPSSIPEHSSMFTHLKDINRPAGEEGTLITFDVLDRDTWFWVIPFSNGDTSIGFVGKTELIESYEGDMKNMLKLSKYYHKRFENADFKFAPISIKNYAKSVTQLFGKGYVLTGNSAEFLDPVFSSGVTFATESALKSAKLIVTELTERPVDWQTEYSDYIMKGVNVFATYVKEWYTGNLQTLFFHRPENPEIKKQICAVLAGYVWDETNPFVKKHDRLVKNLAHIIHMNQGQ, encoded by the coding sequence ATGAAATTAAACCGTATCAACGTTGATGTTTTAATTATCGGCGCAGGGCCTTCAGGTTGTGTAGCCTCGGCTTACCTTAATAAAAAAGGCATCAAAGTTAAAGTTGTTGAAAAAAGTAAATTCCCTCGTTTTGTAATTGGCGAAAGTTTGCTTCCCAAGTGCATGGCACATTTTGAAGAAGCTGGCTTACTTCATGTTTTAAAAGACCACGGTTTTGAGATTAAAAGAGGGGCGCGCTTTTTAAGAGATGACATTGTATGCAACTTTGATTTCAGTAAAAAACACACACCTGGATGGGATTGGACTTGGCAAGTGCCTCGTGCTGATTTTGATGAACTTTTAGCAAACGAAATTCAAAAACAAGGTGTAGATTTGAGTTTTGATCATGAAGTGATCGATGCCAAATTTAATGACGAAGGCATTTCGATAACCACCATAAAAGACGAAAACGAACAATTGTATGAAGTTAAAGCAAAATACATTATTGACTCTAGTGGTTACGGTCGTGTATTACCGCGATTATTAGGGCTAGACAAACCGTCGTCTATTCCAGAACACTCCTCTATGTTTACCCATCTAAAAGACATAAACCGACCTGCCGGAGAAGAAGGCACATTAATTACTTTTGATGTTTTAGATCGCGACACTTGGTTTTGGGTGATCCCTTTTTCCAATGGCGACACCAGTATTGGTTTTGTTGGAAAAACAGAACTTATTGAATCGTATGAAGGCGACATGAAAAACATGCTGAAGCTTTCAAAATACTACCACAAACGTTTTGAAAATGCAGATTTTAAGTTTGCCCCTATCAGCATAAAAAACTATGCGAAATCGGTAACACAACTTTTTGGAAAAGGCTATGTTTTAACAGGAAACAGTGCCGAATTTTTAGACCCTGTTTTTTCGTCGGGAGTTACTTTCGCCACCGAATCGGCTTTAAAATCGGCTAAATTAATTGTAACAGAATTAACAGAACGCCCTGTAGACTGGCAAACCGAATACAGCGATTACATTATGAAAGGAGTTAATGTTTTTGCCACATACGTTAAAGAATGGTATACGGGAAATCTACAAACTTTATTTTTTCACCGACCTGAGAACCCCGAAATAAAAAAACAAATTTGTGCGGTTTTAGCTGGTTATGTTTGGGATGAAACCAATCCGTTTGTAAAAAAACACGATAGATTAGTTAAAAATTTGGCGCATATTATTCATATGAATCAAGGGCAATAA
- a CDS encoding beta-ketoacyl-ACP synthase III, which produces MKDVYITRISKFLPNHPVSNDEMESKLGTLNGKASKGRRIVLRNNQITTRYYAINEKGEMTHNNAELTKEAVVNLCDSDFKLEDIELLSCGTTSPDQLIPSHASMVHGALKNGNLEVNSPSGACCSGMNALKYGFMSVKSEQTNNAVCTGSERSSSWLMSSTYEEEINHLKSLESDPILAFEKDFLRWMLSDGAGAFLLENEPKGKQPLKIEWMEGYSYAFEMETCMYAGGDKQEDGRLKSWTDYPSAEWSTKSLFAVKQDVKLLSENILVKGVDSFKKLLKKHDLKPTEIDYYLPHISSYYFKERLYQEMVDQGVEIPWENWFMNLSKVGNVGAGSIFLMLEELVASGKLKKGDKILLSVPESARFSFAYAYLTVC; this is translated from the coding sequence ATGAAAGACGTTTACATTACTAGAATATCCAAGTTTTTACCAAATCATCCTGTTAGTAATGACGAGATGGAGTCGAAATTGGGTACACTTAATGGTAAAGCTTCAAAAGGAAGACGTATTGTTTTAAGAAATAATCAAATTACAACCAGGTATTATGCTATAAATGAAAAGGGTGAGATGACGCATAATAATGCCGAACTCACTAAGGAAGCTGTAGTCAATTTATGTGACTCCGATTTTAAATTAGAAGATATCGAGTTGTTATCTTGTGGTACCACAAGTCCAGATCAGCTTATTCCATCGCATGCCTCAATGGTTCACGGAGCTTTAAAAAATGGAAATTTAGAAGTTAATTCGCCTTCTGGTGCTTGCTGTTCGGGTATGAATGCCTTAAAGTATGGCTTTATGTCTGTGAAATCTGAACAAACTAATAATGCGGTATGTACAGGGTCTGAAAGATCTTCATCGTGGCTGATGTCTAGCACCTATGAAGAGGAAATTAACCATCTTAAATCTCTAGAAAGTGATCCTATTTTAGCCTTTGAAAAAGATTTTTTACGTTGGATGCTTTCTGATGGGGCTGGTGCTTTCTTATTAGAGAATGAGCCTAAAGGAAAACAGCCGCTTAAAATTGAATGGATGGAAGGTTACTCATACGCCTTTGAAATGGAGACTTGTATGTATGCCGGTGGCGATAAGCAAGAAGATGGTCGTTTGAAGTCATGGACCGATTATCCTTCGGCAGAATGGAGTACTAAATCATTGTTTGCCGTAAAGCAAGATGTTAAGCTGTTAAGTGAAAACATTCTTGTTAAAGGCGTCGATAGTTTTAAAAAGCTACTGAAAAAACATGATTTAAAACCTACTGAAATCGACTATTATTTACCGCATATTTCCTCTTATTATTTCAAAGAACGTTTGTACCAGGAAATGGTAGATCAAGGCGTAGAAATTCCTTGGGAAAACTGGTTCATGAATTTAAGTAAGGTTGGTAATGTTGGTGCGGGCTCCATTTTTTTGATGTTGGAAGAATTGGTCGCTTCAGGGAAACTTAAAAAGGGTGATAAAATATTGCTTTCGGTTCCAGAAAGTGCTAGATTTTCTTTTGCTTACGCCTATTTAACTGTTTGTTAA
- a CDS encoding heavy-metal-associated domain-containing protein, with amino-acid sequence MKVILSVAVIAALGLTSCKNETKKEIETPTTEMPKEMAYTDISFGVRGNCGMCKNTIEKAVNSVEGVASANWDVDKKKIDVSFDESKTDAMAIHKAIAASGYDTEKVAGSEEAYKELQGCCQYDHEMMMNQSGDKKEEGHSNHDH; translated from the coding sequence ATGAAAGTAATTTTAAGCGTAGCGGTAATAGCAGCATTAGGTTTAACAAGTTGTAAAAACGAAACTAAAAAAGAAATAGAAACTCCAACTACTGAAATGCCAAAGGAAATGGCATATACAGACATATCCTTTGGTGTTAGAGGTAATTGTGGTATGTGTAAAAATACCATTGAAAAGGCGGTCAATAGTGTAGAAGGTGTTGCAAGTGCTAACTGGGATGTTGATAAGAAAAAAATTGACGTTTCTTTTGATGAAAGCAAAACGGATGCCATGGCAATTCATAAGGCAATAGCAGCTTCAGGTTACGACACCGAAAAAGTTGCAGGTAGTGAAGAAGCTTATAAGGAATTGCAAGGTTGTTGTCAATACGATCATGAAATGATGATGAATCAATCTGGAGATAAAAAGGAAGAAGGGCATTCAAATCACGATCATTAA
- a CDS encoding lipid A biosynthesis acyltransferase — translation MLKEWRGQSRGTVLGYKIFVFCIRKLGLGVAYFVLYFVSSYFFIFAWGNTKANYNYFRKRQQFSSLKSIISIFKSYYVFGQTIIDKIAIQSGLRDKFTYHFDGIELINKTLKNKKGGILISAHVGNFEIAEYFFGELEEKAAINILTTDSEHSDIKAYLQSITSKPNVNLIYIQEDLSHIFEINAALARNELVCITGDRYVKGAKYLSEIFLNEEAAFPAGPFLISSRLPVPVLFVYVMKETRTHYHLYTRKAEFKQRDAKALLKEYIESLTWILSQYPLQWFNYFYFWNTHKK, via the coding sequence ATGTTAAAAGAATGGCGAGGGCAGTCAAGAGGTACTGTTCTTGGGTATAAAATCTTTGTGTTTTGTATTAGGAAATTAGGTTTGGGCGTTGCTTATTTTGTCTTGTATTTTGTGTCGTCTTACTTTTTTATTTTTGCTTGGGGAAATACAAAAGCAAATTATAATTACTTCAGAAAGCGACAACAGTTTTCGAGTCTAAAAAGTATCATAAGCATCTTCAAAAGTTATTATGTTTTTGGCCAAACCATTATAGATAAAATTGCTATTCAATCGGGTTTAAGGGATAAGTTTACCTACCATTTTGATGGTATAGAGCTTATTAATAAAACTTTGAAAAATAAAAAAGGGGGCATTTTAATTAGTGCTCATGTTGGGAATTTTGAAATTGCCGAATATTTTTTCGGAGAGCTAGAAGAGAAAGCTGCTATTAATATTCTTACTACCGATTCTGAACATTCGGATATTAAAGCCTACTTACAATCTATTACAAGCAAACCCAACGTAAACCTCATATATATTCAAGAAGATTTATCTCATATTTTTGAAATAAATGCAGCGCTAGCAAGAAATGAATTGGTATGTATTACCGGCGATCGCTACGTTAAAGGGGCTAAATATTTATCGGAAATCTTTTTAAATGAGGAAGCAGCCTTCCCCGCAGGACCTTTTTTAATATCTTCGCGATTACCGGTTCCTGTGTTATTTGTTTATGTGATGAAAGAAACACGTACACATTATCATCTATATACCAGAAAAGCCGAATTTAAACAACGTGATGCTAAGGCTTTACTAAAAGAATATATAGAAAGTTTAACTTGGATTTTAAGCCAGTACCCATTACAATGGTTTAACTATTTTTACTTTTGGAACACACATAAAAAATAA